In Flavobacteriales bacterium, the following are encoded in one genomic region:
- a CDS encoding T9SS type A sorting domain-containing protein — protein sequence MQYLFILLSMLFLAGPPMQLLAQNWEPFPHERTMFEIQNSAKHFYLPLNKNGLDSFKSISYSNFYNHLKDDVINNFIDSDPLTAECVSNGEWQNFFWLETYHWQNKKLNLTSGNKSIIIDFYQNSSFNISGTNYYSSLDSLYSNGNDSLALFRIYHSASNNVIINSEVILSKLKGIIEMPITKAFPIILKAQWKGKLEDIYPYKYGFQYLNNLHHAGDEIHYYYKDNDVEDDYFSTSYVKVIYDNIIVDTINHKITTQYQEWSSQHQSFIYNNQNYDTVIYNTFPNPSYKITQLSQNKDFLGKYYFLDSNSSFHFYSSYNTTLQSGKDIYFWYQPHIGFQQYFTNDFMTDSVDAEKRVVYSKINGVESGIPLPDSIFMELSTQEQSTQPEIRIINNQITLLNPEKYLRGIVLDIQGKYVENLEKNDLNKPIDFSDKSKGVYLLKLEDIEGNIGIKKFIIR from the coding sequence ATGCAATATCTTTTTATCCTACTTTCAATGCTTTTTCTGGCAGGGCCTCCAATGCAGCTATTAGCTCAAAACTGGGAACCTTTTCCACATGAGAGGACTATGTTTGAAATTCAGAATTCTGCAAAACATTTTTATTTACCTCTAAACAAAAATGGTTTAGATAGTTTTAAATCCATTTCTTATTCAAACTTTTACAATCATTTAAAGGATGATGTTATAAACAATTTTATTGATTCAGACCCTTTAACCGCAGAATGTGTTTCAAACGGTGAGTGGCAGAACTTTTTTTGGCTAGAAACTTATCATTGGCAGAACAAAAAACTAAACCTTACTTCAGGAAATAAGAGTATAATTATAGATTTTTACCAAAACTCTTCGTTTAATATATCAGGCACAAACTACTACTCATCATTAGATAGTCTTTATTCAAATGGAAATGACTCTTTAGCACTTTTTAGGATTTATCATTCGGCTTCCAACAATGTTATAATTAACTCTGAGGTAATCTTATCAAAATTAAAAGGCATCATAGAAATGCCTATTACTAAAGCATTTCCCATTATTTTAAAAGCACAGTGGAAGGGAAAATTGGAGGATATATATCCCTACAAATATGGTTTTCAATACTTAAACAATTTACATCATGCTGGTGATGAAATACATTATTATTATAAAGATAACGACGTAGAAGACGATTATTTCAGTACAAGCTATGTCAAAGTAATATACGATAACATAATTGTTGACACGATCAATCACAAGATAACAACCCAATATCAAGAATGGTCTTCACAACATCAATCATTTATCTATAATAATCAAAATTATGATACGGTTATTTATAATACTTTTCCAAATCCGAGCTATAAAATTACTCAATTAAGCCAAAATAAAGATTTTTTAGGAAAATATTATTTTTTGGATAGTAATTCTAGCTTTCACTTTTATTCAAGTTATAACACAACTCTTCAATCGGGAAAAGATATATACTTCTGGTATCAACCACATATTGGGTTTCAACAATATTTCACCAATGATTTTATGACAGATTCCGTTGATGCCGAAAAAAGGGTTGTTTATTCCAAAATAAATGGTGTTGAGAGCGGTATTCCTCTTCCTGACAGTATATTTATGGAATTATCTACCCAAGAACAATCCACACAACCCGAAATACGCATTATAAACAATCAAATTACCTTATTAAATCCAGAAAAATACCTCCGTGGAATTGTTTTGGACATTCAAGGAAAATATGTTGAAAATTTAGAGAAAAATGACCTAAATAAACCCATTGATTTTTCGGATAAAAGTAAAGGAGTTTACCTATTAAAACTAGAGGATATTGAGGGAAATATTGGGATCAAAAAGTTTATTATTCGTTAA
- a CDS encoding Na(+)-translocating NADH-quinone reductase subunit A: protein MSREIRIKKGVDIPMIGKAELKMEEAPRSSVYSIRPDDFHGVTPKLHLKAGAKVNVGTPIFYDKNVPDVNFVSPVSGEIQEIVRGAKRKIMEIVIKADAEDQFEDLGTINIETSSREDILNYLLKSGVWPMIKQLPYAVIADPAFVPKNINISAFNSAPLAADESFMVEGESEAFQMGLNVLAKLTSGKVHLNLKGKGNNSTVFTNAQGVVKNTFSGPHPAGNNGVQINKLDPINKGETVWYTNPQGVVAIGKTMMNGKYDATKILALCGEEIKEPKYYRAIQGAQVKDILGNQVKGDNVRLISGDVLTGLKLEGESAINFYGHELTVIPEGNHHEFMGWTTPNPKKYSLSRTYLSWLMPGKKFSFHTNLQGEERAFVVSGEYEKYFPIDVYPVQLIKAALARDIEVMEGLGIYEVTPEDFALAEFACTSKIEVQEIIRQALDLVKKELS from the coding sequence ATGTCCAGAGAGATTCGTATTAAGAAAGGTGTTGATATTCCTATGATAGGAAAAGCTGAACTGAAAATGGAGGAAGCTCCACGTTCTTCGGTTTATTCTATCAGACCTGACGATTTTCATGGAGTTACACCAAAACTTCATTTAAAGGCAGGTGCTAAAGTGAATGTCGGAACACCCATCTTTTATGACAAAAATGTACCGGATGTGAATTTTGTATCACCAGTTTCGGGAGAAATCCAAGAAATTGTACGTGGTGCCAAAAGGAAGATCATGGAAATTGTTATAAAAGCAGACGCAGAGGATCAATTTGAAGATCTAGGTACTATCAACATTGAAACAAGCTCGCGCGAAGACATTCTAAACTACCTTCTAAAATCTGGAGTTTGGCCAATGATAAAACAGCTACCTTATGCTGTAATTGCCGACCCAGCTTTTGTTCCTAAAAACATCAATATTTCAGCATTCAACTCGGCTCCTTTGGCAGCAGACGAAAGCTTTATGGTGGAAGGTGAAAGCGAAGCTTTCCAAATGGGATTGAATGTATTGGCGAAATTGACTTCAGGAAAAGTTCATTTAAACCTAAAAGGTAAAGGAAACAATTCTACAGTGTTTACCAATGCTCAAGGAGTGGTAAAAAACACTTTTAGTGGACCGCACCCTGCAGGGAATAATGGAGTTCAAATCAATAAGCTTGATCCTATCAACAAAGGAGAAACTGTTTGGTACACGAATCCTCAAGGTGTTGTAGCGATTGGGAAAACCATGATGAATGGAAAATACGATGCTACTAAAATCTTGGCACTTTGTGGTGAAGAAATAAAAGAACCAAAGTATTACCGAGCTATTCAAGGAGCACAGGTAAAAGATATTTTGGGGAATCAAGTAAAAGGAGACAACGTTCGTTTGATCTCTGGAGACGTTCTTACAGGACTAAAACTTGAGGGAGAAAGCGCCATCAATTTCTATGGTCATGAACTCACCGTAATTCCAGAAGGAAATCACCATGAATTCATGGGATGGACGACACCAAATCCTAAAAAGTATAGTTTATCGAGAACGTATTTATCTTGGTTAATGCCAGGAAAGAAATTCTCATTCCATACGAATCTACAAGGAGAAGAAAGAGCCTTTGTGGTCTCTGGTGAATACGAAAAATATTTCCCAATAGATGTATATCCAGTACAATTGATAAAAGCTGCCCTTGCCAGAGATATCGAAGTAATGGAAGGATTGGGAATCTATGAAGTAACCCCTGAAGATTTTGCCTTAGCCGAGTTTGCTTGTACCTCAAAAATAGAAGTGCAAGAAATTATTCGTCAAGCATTAGATTTGGTTAAAAAAGAGTTAAGCTAG
- a CDS encoding NADH:ubiquinone reductase (Na(+)-transporting) subunit B, with product MKFIRKQLDSVKPNFEKGGKWEKFMPAFEGIETLLYVPDHVTHKGSHIRDGIDLKRTMVTVIFAMIPALLFGMYNVGLQHHAALGTEASLMENFMFGLWKVLPLLIVSYGVGLFIEFAFAIQRGHSVNEGYLVSGMLIPLIVPVDVPLWMLAVAVVFAVVIGKEVFGGTGMNIVNPALTARAFLFFAYPTKMSGDKIWVAGGDNPAAYGVDAISGETLLGTLANNGSIESTSIADMFFGFIPGSVGETSALAIILGAMLLIYTGIGSWKIMLSSLIGGTLMIALMNAVGNEDNALMMTGVLEHLLIGGFLFGIVFMATDPVTASQTETGKWIYGFLVGLLAMLIRVLNPAYPEGMMMAILFMNIMAPLIDHYVVQSNVTKRLKRVKA from the coding sequence ATGAAATTTATTAGAAAACAACTCGACAGCGTAAAACCTAATTTTGAAAAAGGTGGAAAATGGGAAAAATTCATGCCCGCCTTTGAAGGTATAGAAACGCTACTTTATGTACCAGATCATGTAACCCACAAAGGGTCGCATATCCGTGATGGTATTGATCTAAAACGTACGATGGTAACCGTAATCTTCGCTATGATTCCAGCACTTTTGTTTGGAATGTACAATGTAGGATTACAGCATCATGCAGCCTTGGGAACAGAAGCTTCTTTAATGGAGAACTTCATGTTTGGACTTTGGAAAGTACTTCCATTGTTGATTGTATCTTATGGAGTAGGACTTTTTATTGAATTTGCTTTTGCGATTCAAAGAGGACACTCTGTAAATGAAGGATATTTAGTATCGGGAATGCTTATTCCGTTGATTGTACCTGTTGATGTTCCACTTTGGATGTTAGCGGTAGCCGTAGTATTTGCCGTAGTGATCGGTAAAGAAGTATTTGGTGGTACAGGAATGAATATTGTAAACCCAGCACTTACCGCTCGTGCTTTCTTGTTTTTTGCTTATCCAACAAAAATGTCTGGAGACAAAATTTGGGTAGCAGGAGGAGATAATCCAGCAGCTTATGGAGTAGATGCTATTTCAGGAGAAACATTATTAGGAACATTGGCAAACAATGGAAGCATCGAAAGTACATCTATTGCAGATATGTTCTTTGGGTTTATACCAGGATCAGTAGGAGAAACTTCAGCTTTGGCAATTATCCTTGGAGCAATGCTACTTATATACACAGGAATTGGTTCATGGAAAATCATGCTTTCTAGCCTTATTGGTGGAACATTGATGATTGCTCTTATGAATGCCGTAGGAAATGAAGATAATGCCTTGATGATGACAGGAGTACTTGAACACTTGTTAATTGGAGGATTCTTATTCGGAATTGTATTTATGGCAACAGATCCTGTAACAGCTTCACAAACAGAAACTGGAAAATGGATATATGGATTCCTTGTAGGACTTCTTGCAATGCTTATCCGTGTGCTTAATCCAGCCTATCCAGAAGGAATGATGATGGCTATTTTATTTATGAATATCATGGCACCATTGATTGATCATTATGTGGTACAATCTAATGTGACAAAACGTCTAAAACGAGTAAAAGCATAA
- the nqrC gene encoding NADH:ubiquinone reductase (Na(+)-transporting) subunit C — protein sequence MAVDKNSSTFTFVFAFVLVVVVGAILASLSMGLKDMQKKNQDDKKRMDILGAIGVEASRENAETLYKEHVKEALVISGKDKATVEAFKVNIRKEYRDKDIKEADRNLPLYICEKEGEKFYVIPMIGKGLWGPVWGYMSIKSDKKTIFGVRFDHQGETPGLGAEIKTPLFTKQYIGEKIDKPVIVVKTGLGAQNAYEVDAITGGTITSKGVEEMFNRTAEKYYQYFQSLN from the coding sequence ATGGCAGTAGATAAAAACAGTAGTACGTTTACCTTCGTTTTTGCTTTTGTTCTTGTAGTAGTAGTAGGAGCCATTTTGGCATCGCTATCTATGGGACTAAAAGATATGCAAAAGAAAAACCAAGACGATAAAAAACGTATGGATATCCTTGGAGCCATCGGTGTAGAAGCAAGTCGTGAAAATGCCGAAACTCTTTACAAAGAACATGTAAAAGAAGCTCTTGTAATTTCTGGAAAAGACAAAGCTACAGTAGAAGCTTTTAAAGTAAATATTCGAAAAGAATATAGAGATAAAGATATCAAAGAGGCGGATAGAAACTTGCCTTTGTATATCTGTGAAAAAGAAGGTGAGAAATTTTATGTAATTCCCATGATCGGAAAAGGACTTTGGGGTCCAGTTTGGGGTTATATGTCTATCAAATCTGATAAAAAGACCATCTTCGGAGTACGTTTTGATCACCAAGGAGAAACTCCAGGACTAGGAGCCGAGATCAAAACTCCACTCTTTACTAAGCAGTATATCGGTGAGAAAATTGACAAACCAGTGATTGTTGTAAAAACAGGATTGGGAGCTCAAAACGCCTACGAAGTAGATGCCATCACAGGTGGTACTATTACTTCTAAAGGAGTTGAAGAGATGTTCAATAGAACGGCTGAGAAATACTATCAATATTTTCAATCACTAAACTAG
- a CDS encoding NADH:ubiquinone reductase (Na(+)-transporting) subunit D, which produces MSDYKKLIIDPLNDNNPITVQVLGICSALAITVQVEQAVVMSMSVLFVLIAANMIISGLRNIIPSRIRIIVQLVVVAGLVIIVNEVLKAFLPDVSEKLSVFVGLIITNCIIMGRLEAFALGNDVKSSAVDAVGNALGYGIILVIVAFFRELLGSGKIYGMEIFGSATEQTGLYAMGYMNNNLMILPPMALVTVGLIIWFQRSRNKNLIED; this is translated from the coding sequence ATGAGTGATTATAAAAAACTAATTATAGACCCCCTAAACGATAATAACCCGATTACGGTTCAAGTTTTGGGAATCTGTTCTGCACTTGCCATTACGGTACAAGTGGAGCAAGCCGTGGTAATGTCTATGTCGGTACTTTTCGTATTGATTGCTGCCAACATGATTATCTCGGGACTCAGAAACATTATTCCATCGAGAATAAGAATTATCGTTCAGCTAGTAGTAGTAGCAGGATTGGTAATTATTGTAAACGAAGTTTTGAAAGCATTTTTACCAGATGTATCAGAAAAACTTTCGGTATTTGTTGGTCTGATTATTACCAACTGTATTATCATGGGACGTCTTGAAGCCTTTGCATTGGGTAACGATGTAAAATCTTCTGCAGTAGATGCAGTAGGAAATGCTTTGGGATACGGAATTATCCTTGTAATTGTAGCTTTCTTCCGTGAACTTTTGGGTTCAGGAAAAATCTACGGAATGGAAATTTTCGGTTCAGCTACTGAGCAAACAGGATTATACGCTATGGGATATATGAACAACAACCTGATGATTCTTCCTCCAATGGCTTTGGTAACGGTAGGATTGATTATTTGGTTCCAACGTTCGAGAAACAAAAACCTTATTGAAGACTAA
- the nqrE gene encoding NADH:ubiquinone reductase (Na(+)-transporting) subunit E → MEELLSIFVRSIFIDNMIFAYFFGMCSYLAVSKSVKTAVGLGAAVIFVLLVTVPVNYLLENYVLKEGALAWTGIEGMETIDLSFLSFIMFIAVIASIVQLVEMIVEKVSPSLYASLGIFLPLIAVNCAILGAALFMQSRQYANIGEATTFALGSGIGWFLAIVSIAAIREKIRYSNVPAPLRGLGITFIITGLMGIAFMAFMGIKL, encoded by the coding sequence ATGGAAGAATTATTAAGTATTTTCGTTAGGTCGATATTTATCGACAACATGATATTCGCCTACTTCTTTGGTATGTGTTCATACCTGGCAGTATCGAAATCTGTAAAAACAGCCGTAGGACTTGGAGCCGCCGTTATCTTCGTATTGTTGGTAACCGTTCCAGTAAACTATTTGCTAGAAAACTATGTATTGAAAGAAGGCGCTTTGGCTTGGACAGGAATTGAAGGAATGGAAACGATCGATCTATCTTTCCTTTCATTCATTATGTTTATTGCCGTAATTGCTTCTATCGTACAGCTCGTTGAAATGATTGTAGAAAAAGTTTCTCCATCGCTTTATGCTTCGTTGGGGATTTTCCTTCCACTTATCGCCGTAAACTGTGCGATTCTTGGAGCAGCACTTTTTATGCAATCAAGACAATATGCCAATATCGGAGAGGCAACAACATTTGCATTAGGTTCAGGAATCGGATGGTTCTTAGCCATTGTATCTATTGCGGCTATTAGAGAAAAAATTCGTTATTCAAATGTACCTGCACCACTTCGTGGATTAGGAATTACCTTTATCATCACAGGATTGATGGGTATTGCATTTATGGCGTTTATGGGTATTAAACTATAA
- the nqrF gene encoding NADH:ubiquinone reductase (Na(+)-transporting) subunit F, with product MGATVITTVIVFLIVVLALVGILLFAKSKLSPSGPVKLKINGEKEIEVQSGATLLGTLGDNGIFLPSACGGGGTCIQCKCQVIEGGGELLPTEKPHFSRKEAADHWRLGCQVKVKNDMVIEVPEEVFGVKKWEATVVRNYNVASFIKEFVVEIPEDMNYKAGGYIQIEIPECEIKFSDMDIEAHPTDHPGEPNKFQTEWDKFGLWPLVMKNPETVERAYSMASYPAEGREIMLNVRIATPPWDRDKNAWMDVNPGVASSYVFSRKVGDKVTISGPYGEFFINEDSDAEMIYVGGGAGMAPMRSHLYELFHTMKTGRKVSYWYGGRSKRELFYIHYFEDLMAKFPNFKLHLVLSEPLEEDNWQVKKDINDEGDGFVGFVHQALIDNYLNHHDAPEDIEFYFCGPPMMNNAVVKMCDDFGVPPENVRFDDFGG from the coding sequence ATGGGAGCTACAGTAATTACAACCGTAATCGTATTCTTAATAGTCGTTTTGGCTTTAGTTGGAATACTACTTTTTGCGAAATCAAAATTATCTCCTTCTGGACCTGTTAAACTAAAAATTAACGGAGAAAAAGAAATCGAAGTTCAGTCTGGAGCAACACTACTAGGAACACTAGGAGACAACGGAATCTTCCTACCATCAGCTTGTGGAGGTGGAGGTACTTGTATCCAGTGTAAATGTCAGGTAATAGAAGGAGGAGGAGAACTTCTTCCTACAGAAAAACCACACTTTTCACGTAAAGAAGCCGCAGACCACTGGCGTTTGGGTTGTCAGGTAAAAGTAAAGAACGACATGGTTATCGAAGTACCTGAAGAGGTATTTGGAGTAAAAAAATGGGAAGCTACCGTAGTAAGAAACTACAATGTTGCCTCATTTATCAAGGAATTTGTTGTAGAAATTCCTGAAGATATGAACTATAAAGCAGGTGGATATATCCAAATAGAAATTCCAGAATGTGAAATAAAATTCTCGGATATGGATATAGAAGCACATCCAACGGATCACCCAGGAGAGCCTAATAAATTCCAAACAGAATGGGATAAATTCGGACTTTGGCCATTGGTTATGAAAAACCCTGAAACAGTAGAAAGAGCCTACTCAATGGCTTCTTACCCTGCAGAAGGACGTGAGATTATGCTAAACGTTCGTATCGCTACACCACCATGGGATCGTGATAAAAACGCTTGGATGGATGTAAACCCAGGGGTTGCATCATCTTATGTGTTCTCAAGAAAAGTAGGAGATAAGGTAACGATCTCTGGGCCTTACGGAGAATTCTTTATCAATGAAGACTCGGATGCCGAAATGATCTATGTAGGAGGAGGAGCAGGTATGGCACCAATGCGTTCTCACCTTTATGAACTGTTCCACACCATGAAAACAGGACGTAAAGTTTCTTACTGGTATGGAGGACGTTCTAAGCGTGAACTTTTCTATATTCACTATTTCGAAGATTTGATGGCAAAATTCCCGAATTTCAAACTTCACCTAGTACTATCTGAACCATTGGAAGAAGATAATTGGCAAGTGAAAAAAGACATCAACGACGAAGGAGACGGATTCGTAGGATTTGTTCACCAAGCCTTAATAGACAACTACCTAAACCATCATGATGCCCCAGAAGATATAGAATTCTACTTCTGTGGACCACCAATGATGAACAATGCCGTAGTAAAAATGTGTGACGACTTCGGAGTACCACCAGAAAATGTTCGTTTTGACGACTTTGGAGGATAA
- a CDS encoding IS3 family transposase — protein MCFSLAGAGNLNIEHPNQTWSIDISYVPMEKGFMYLTAIIDNYSRYIVGHQLSNTLEAETQTNLLEQSITRYGKPEIINSDQGSQYTCENWVNYLKQHQIKISMDGKGRDTDNAYIERFFRTIKREKIYLNLTSNVSELREMIDDYVDYYNYQRSHQGIERRKPVHLYQQAS, from the coding sequence GTGTGTTTTTCATTGGCGGGAGCTGGGAATTTGAATATCGAACACCCCAATCAGACTTGGTCAATAGATATATCCTACGTTCCTATGGAAAAGGGATTTATGTATCTTACAGCGATTATTGACAATTATAGTCGTTATATTGTGGGTCATCAACTCTCCAATACGCTTGAAGCAGAAACTCAGACAAACCTTTTGGAACAATCGATTACACGATATGGTAAGCCAGAGATCATTAACTCAGACCAAGGATCTCAGTACACTTGTGAGAACTGGGTAAATTATTTGAAGCAACATCAAATTAAAATCAGCATGGATGGAAAAGGTAGAGATACAGATAATGCGTATATCGAACGCTTTTTTAGAACGATTAAAAGAGAAAAAATATACCTAAATCTGACCTCCAATGTATCAGAATTAAGAGAGATGATAGACGATTATGTGGATTACTATAACTATCAACGCTCCCATCAAGGAATTGAAAGGAGAAAACCAGTACATTTGTACCAGCAAGCGTCTTGA
- the mutL gene encoding DNA mismatch repair endonuclease MutL, with product MSNIIQLLPDHIANQIAAGEVIQRPASVVKELMENAVDAQSSKIQLIVKDAGRTLIQVVDNGLGMNESDARMCFERHATSKIKKAEDLFHLSTKGFRGEALASIAAVAHVELKTKQASDELGRTLVIEGSEILKNEEISFSKGSSFSVKNLFYNIPARRNFLKKDRTEFRFILDEFYRIALSHPQIQFELYHNDKEMYRLPATSFRQRIVNIFGKKFNQRLVPIEEETEVVTFSGFVTKPEFARKTRGEQYFFVNKRFIKNHYLHHAILTAFEKLMPDGLHPSYFIFIEVPAESIDVNIHPTKTEIKFENDQVIYSILKSCIRKSLGKFNIAPSLDFTTNQDYVVPHFVDGSKTEVNHPTITVDPSFNPFAKEQQKPKTTSGNGHASKYPTNTNSEQQGWKDWQAFLQVDQSESKLQKSVNEQSNKLFNNQETDQKLFQLHQKYIVSPTENGFLLIDQKRAHEKILFEQFRKSQFSKNTLSQQLLFSQHVDLSIEQVETLRAIKKEIENIGFDIGEITDEGCEVLGVPYDTSTSDIELIIEQMLDDYHSEIPSEDKRNDRIAALFAKNMSIHHRKELHLEEMNHLVKQLMRCPDWHITPNGKKTFVEVNLHDLEKQF from the coding sequence ATGAGTAATATAATACAACTACTACCAGATCATATTGCCAACCAAATTGCTGCAGGTGAAGTTATTCAAAGACCTGCGTCTGTGGTAAAAGAATTGATGGAAAATGCCGTTGATGCGCAAAGCTCAAAGATTCAGTTAATTGTAAAAGACGCTGGGCGTACCCTTATACAGGTTGTGGATAATGGTTTGGGAATGAATGAAAGTGATGCTCGAATGTGTTTTGAGCGTCATGCAACTTCTAAAATCAAAAAAGCTGAAGATTTGTTTCATCTTTCTACCAAAGGTTTTAGAGGGGAAGCTTTGGCTTCTATTGCGGCTGTAGCTCATGTAGAACTAAAAACAAAACAAGCATCCGATGAGTTAGGAAGGACTTTAGTAATTGAAGGTTCAGAAATACTCAAAAACGAAGAAATATCCTTTAGTAAAGGAAGCAGTTTTTCTGTTAAAAATTTGTTTTATAATATCCCTGCAAGAAGAAATTTTCTAAAAAAAGATCGAACGGAATTTCGTTTTATTCTCGATGAATTCTATAGAATAGCTCTTTCTCATCCGCAAATTCAGTTTGAACTCTATCATAACGATAAAGAAATGTACCGCTTGCCTGCTACATCTTTTAGGCAACGAATTGTAAATATTTTTGGAAAAAAATTTAACCAAAGATTAGTTCCTATTGAAGAAGAAACAGAAGTAGTGACCTTTTCAGGTTTTGTGACCAAACCAGAATTTGCAAGAAAAACACGTGGTGAACAATACTTTTTTGTCAATAAAAGATTTATTAAAAATCACTATTTACACCATGCAATTCTCACCGCTTTTGAAAAACTTATGCCAGACGGGCTGCATCCTTCATATTTTATTTTCATAGAAGTGCCTGCAGAATCTATAGATGTAAATATTCATCCTACAAAGACCGAAATCAAATTTGAAAATGATCAAGTGATTTATTCTATTCTCAAATCTTGTATTCGGAAGTCTTTAGGGAAGTTTAATATTGCTCCGTCTCTAGATTTTACAACAAACCAAGACTATGTAGTTCCTCATTTTGTGGATGGAAGTAAAACAGAAGTGAATCACCCAACAATTACTGTAGATCCTTCTTTTAATCCTTTTGCAAAGGAACAACAAAAACCAAAAACAACTAGTGGAAATGGGCATGCTTCAAAGTACCCTACAAATACCAATAGTGAACAGCAAGGTTGGAAAGATTGGCAAGCTTTTCTACAAGTAGATCAGTCTGAATCTAAGCTCCAGAAAAGTGTAAACGAACAAAGCAACAAGCTGTTTAATAACCAAGAAACAGATCAGAAATTGTTTCAATTACATCAAAAATATATTGTTTCGCCTACAGAGAATGGGTTTTTATTAATTGATCAAAAAAGAGCACACGAAAAAATTCTTTTTGAACAATTTAGAAAATCACAATTTAGTAAAAACACCCTTTCTCAGCAATTGCTTTTTTCTCAACACGTTGATCTATCCATAGAGCAGGTAGAAACGCTTAGAGCCATCAAAAAAGAAATAGAAAACATAGGGTTTGATATTGGCGAAATAACAGATGAAGGTTGTGAAGTCCTTGGAGTTCCTTATGATACTTCTACTTCAGATATTGAGTTAATTATAGAGCAAATGCTTGATGATTATCATTCAGAAATTCCGTCGGAAGACAAAAGGAATGATAGAATTGCTGCGCTTTTTGCTAAAAATATGAGTATTCATCACCGTAAAGAATTGCACCTCGAAGAGATGAATCATTTAGTAAAACAACTCATGCGTTGCCCAGATTGGCACATCACGCCCAATGGCAAGAAAACCTTTGTCGAGGTGAATTTACATGACTTAGAAAAACAATTTTAA
- a CDS encoding rhomboid family intramembrane serine protease: MSNFRPTSFSLLPNIIKNIIIINVIVWLYLTSGIDGDFGFSFMDLFALHYWENEHFQIWQPFTYMFMHKDTWHLVMNMFTIWMFGNTLENLWGPKRFLTFYLATGIGAGLFHLIITYFQLQGATDLMEQMYLINVPTIGASGAFFGLLMAYGLTYPNSDIYIYFLFPIKTKYFVTIIGVIELYRGFSGTAGNVAVFAHLGGMLVGFLIMRYWKSRNHLY, from the coding sequence ATGAGCAATTTTAGACCTACTTCATTTAGTCTATTACCCAATATCATCAAAAATATCATCATCATTAATGTGATCGTTTGGCTTTACCTTACTAGCGGAATTGATGGAGATTTTGGTTTTAGCTTTATGGATCTTTTTGCCTTGCATTATTGGGAGAATGAACATTTCCAAATTTGGCAGCCGTTTACTTATATGTTTATGCATAAAGATACTTGGCATTTGGTGATGAATATGTTTACTATTTGGATGTTTGGGAACACCTTAGAAAACTTATGGGGGCCCAAAAGATTCCTTACTTTTTATCTTGCCACGGGAATAGGGGCGGGGCTTTTTCATCTCATTATTACGTATTTTCAGCTTCAAGGAGCTACAGATCTCATGGAGCAGATGTATTTAATCAATGTTCCAACTATTGGGGCTTCAGGAGCATTCTTTGGTTTGTTGATGGCTTATGGGCTTACTTATCCCAATTCTGATATCTATATCTATTTTCTATTTCCAATAAAAACAAAATATTTTGTAACGATAATAGGAGTAATAGAGCTTTACAGAGGATTTTCGGGTACGGCAGGAAATGTAGCCGTTTTTGCTCACTTGGGTGGAATGCTTGTTGGTTTCCTAATTATGAGATATTGGAAAAGTAGAAACCATTTGTATTGA